In Streptomyces chartreusis NRRL 3882, the following are encoded in one genomic region:
- a CDS encoding APC family permease, translating to MSVTTSGERTPPATATLRSGSLGTADIAFFVVSAAAPLTVMAGVAPLAILLGGVGAPVGYLLAGLTLAVFAVGFTTMSRHVRSGGAFYAYITRGLGRPVGIGAALLALVGYNGMEIGVYGLLGSATQDTAHALFGADLPWLPISLAGLLLIGYGGYRSIDFGAKVLGVLLVAETGILVLLAGGVLIKGGAHGLSLASFEPGNVLVPGTAAVLAFAFAAFTGFESTVIYRREARDPQRTVPRATYLAVGFLGLFYAFIVWTVIQAFGDAEIAGAAGKNPGELFFTAITTYVGGWAADLMHVFIVTSVLASLLAFHNAINRYALALAEEGVLPKALGRIHPRHGSPYVAGLAQTVLGTVVVLAFAAAGADPYGQLLLWVNTPGMIGLFLLQLLAAIAVPCYFRRVRHQEGVLRTVVAPVAAAVLLATAIVLVVNHIDLFTGASPTVNTVLVVTAPAVFAAGLALAWCLRRKRPRVYAEFAAEPAE from the coding sequence ATGTCCGTCACCACCTCAGGGGAGCGCACCCCGCCCGCCACGGCGACCCTGCGCTCCGGCTCCCTCGGCACCGCCGACATCGCCTTCTTCGTCGTCTCCGCCGCCGCCCCGCTCACCGTCATGGCCGGAGTCGCCCCCCTCGCGATCCTGCTGGGCGGCGTCGGCGCCCCCGTCGGCTATCTCCTGGCCGGTCTCACGCTCGCCGTCTTCGCCGTCGGCTTCACCACCATGAGCCGCCACGTCAGGAGCGGCGGCGCCTTCTACGCGTACATCACCCGCGGACTGGGCCGCCCCGTCGGCATCGGGGCCGCCCTGCTGGCCCTGGTCGGCTACAACGGCATGGAGATCGGCGTCTACGGCCTCCTCGGCTCCGCCACCCAGGACACCGCACACGCCCTGTTCGGCGCCGACCTCCCCTGGCTGCCGATCTCCCTCGCGGGCCTGCTGCTCATCGGCTACGGCGGCTACCGCTCCATCGACTTCGGCGCCAAGGTGCTCGGCGTCCTGCTCGTCGCCGAGACCGGCATCCTCGTCCTCCTCGCGGGCGGAGTCCTGATCAAGGGCGGCGCGCACGGGCTGTCCCTCGCCTCCTTCGAGCCCGGCAACGTCCTGGTCCCCGGCACGGCCGCCGTCCTCGCGTTCGCCTTCGCCGCGTTCACCGGCTTCGAGTCGACCGTCATCTACCGCCGCGAGGCCCGCGACCCGCAGCGCACCGTGCCGCGCGCGACCTACCTGGCCGTCGGATTCCTCGGGCTGTTCTACGCGTTCATCGTCTGGACCGTCATCCAGGCCTTCGGCGACGCAGAGATCGCCGGAGCCGCCGGCAAGAACCCCGGCGAGCTGTTCTTCACCGCCATCACCACCTACGTGGGCGGCTGGGCGGCCGACCTGATGCACGTCTTCATCGTCACCAGCGTCCTCGCCTCGCTGCTCGCCTTCCACAACGCCATCAACCGGTACGCCCTCGCCCTCGCCGAGGAGGGCGTGCTGCCCAAGGCGCTGGGCCGCATCCACCCGCGGCACGGCTCCCCGTACGTGGCCGGCCTCGCCCAGACGGTCCTCGGCACGGTCGTCGTCCTGGCCTTCGCGGCGGCCGGCGCCGACCCGTACGGGCAGCTGCTGCTGTGGGTCAACACCCCGGGGATGATCGGCCTGTTCCTGCTCCAGCTGCTCGCCGCGATCGCCGTGCCCTGCTACTTCCGCCGGGTGCGCCACCAGGAGGGCGTGCTGCGCACGGTCGTGGCGCCCGTGGCCGCCGCCGTACTGCTCGCGACGGCCATCGTGCTGGTGGTGAACCACATCGACCTGTTCACCGGGGCGTCCCCGACCGTGAACACCGTCCTCGTCGTCACGGCCCCCGCCGTGTTCGCCGCGGGCCTCGCCCTCGCCTGGTGCCTGCGCAGGAAGCGCCCTCGGGTCTACGCCGAGTTCGCAGCCGAGCCCGCCGAATAG
- a CDS encoding TetR/AcrR family transcriptional regulator — protein MGRPRTPLLDRERIATTALEIVDERGDFSVPQVAKRLGAQTGSVYHHVDGRDGIVELLRERVAAAIDPATLDLRPWDTALEAWARSYRAAFAAHPKAIPLLMTSPVRAPRVLEQYERAVTLLLDAGFAPADVMPLITALENLVLGSALDLAAPETMWELTASAPTPRLAEALSAATEGRADRAFEVGLTGLMNHAREVRAGTGRGQGAGGGPVAP, from the coding sequence ATGGGACGGCCGCGCACACCGCTCCTCGACCGCGAGCGCATCGCGACGACGGCGCTCGAAATCGTCGACGAGCGCGGCGACTTCAGCGTGCCGCAGGTGGCCAAGCGGCTGGGCGCGCAGACCGGCTCGGTGTACCACCACGTGGACGGCCGGGACGGCATCGTGGAGTTGCTGCGCGAGCGGGTGGCGGCGGCGATCGACCCGGCGACCCTGGATCTGCGTCCCTGGGACACGGCCCTGGAGGCCTGGGCCCGCTCCTACCGCGCCGCGTTCGCCGCGCATCCCAAGGCGATCCCGCTGCTGATGACGTCCCCCGTGCGGGCCCCGCGCGTGCTGGAGCAGTACGAGCGGGCGGTGACGCTGCTGCTCGACGCGGGCTTCGCCCCGGCCGATGTGATGCCCCTGATCACCGCCCTGGAGAACCTGGTCCTCGGCTCGGCCCTGGACCTCGCGGCCCCCGAGACGATGTGGGAACTGACCGCCTCGGCACCGACCCCACGGCTGGCCGAGGCACTGTCGGCGGCGACCGAGGGCCGGGCGGACCGGGCGTTCGAGGTGGGGCTGACGGGCCTCATGAACCACGCGAGGGAGGTGCGGGCCGGTACGGGCCGGGGCCAGGGGGCGGGGGGCGGGCCCGTAGCCCCCTAG
- a CDS encoding pyridoxamine 5'-phosphate oxidase family protein codes for MTTTHPEETRLDRRYSDERATATDWPEAEARLTAAELFWITTVRPDGRPHVTPLPAVWSDGALHFCTGPEERKARNLAGNPHVVLTTGTNTWNEGYDLVVEGEATRVTDDGRLRELAAAWEAKYGSFWHYEVREGYFHHGAGHAAVYSVAPRTVFGFGKGEPFSQTRWRFA; via the coding sequence ATGACCACCACGCACCCCGAGGAAACCCGTCTGGACCGCCGCTACAGCGACGAGAGGGCCACCGCGACCGACTGGCCGGAGGCCGAGGCGCGGCTCACGGCCGCCGAACTGTTCTGGATCACGACGGTGCGCCCCGACGGCCGCCCGCACGTCACCCCGCTGCCGGCGGTCTGGTCGGACGGCGCCCTGCACTTCTGCACGGGCCCGGAGGAACGCAAGGCCAGGAACCTCGCCGGGAATCCGCACGTCGTGCTGACCACCGGCACGAACACCTGGAACGAGGGCTACGACCTGGTGGTCGAGGGCGAGGCGACGCGCGTGACCGACGACGGGCGGCTACGCGAACTGGCCGCCGCGTGGGAGGCGAAGTACGGCAGTTTCTGGCACTACGAGGTACGGGAGGGCTATTTCCACCACGGCGCGGGACACGCGGCCGTCTACTCGGTGGCGCCACGGACGGTTTTCGGCTTCGGTAAGGGAGAGCCGTTCAGCCAGACGAGGTGGCGGTTCGCCTGA
- a CDS encoding amidohydrolase, giving the protein MPTADLVLAGAKVRTLDPDRPYATSVAVRDGLIAAVGDETDVRDWCGPGTEVVHLGGAHLVPGLVDAHSHPVWGLDMATGTDLSGVTDLAGLRAALADAARTDGWVTGFGLDHNAFEGRPVHRDLIEDVLDGTPAFLRLYDGHSALATGPALVAAGVHGPRGFAQRSEVVCDASARPTGHLVEHAAMGLVAEVAPRPSYAARRARLVELLSAMAATGLTGAHVMDAGDPELIGSVAAEMVLPVRLRFAPWCMPGADRTALDELVAVQGRGGRHWRTGGVKFFMDGTVEGGTAWLEHADCHGQGTDAFWPDPQAYAAAVRHLHAAGVRTATHAIGDAAVRHVLDVVEGLGPGGRGAHRVEHIETVPDELLPRFARLGVAASMQPPHTAYTRADGTDEWSRRLGPGRAGRAWRLRDLRDAGAVVALGSDWPIAHYDARAVLATARAPRGAASARAGLTGLEALEGCTSHAALAAGESDATGRIAPGLRADLTALGLDPVTAPPDEVAQAPVRLTVTGGHVVHREE; this is encoded by the coding sequence ATGCCGACCGCCGATCTGGTCCTCGCCGGCGCCAAGGTCCGCACCCTCGACCCGGACCGCCCGTACGCCACGTCCGTCGCCGTGCGCGACGGGCTGATCGCGGCGGTGGGCGACGAGACGGACGTACGCGACTGGTGCGGCCCGGGCACCGAGGTCGTCCACCTGGGCGGGGCGCACCTGGTGCCCGGACTCGTCGACGCGCACAGCCACCCCGTGTGGGGGCTGGACATGGCGACCGGGACGGACCTGTCGGGCGTGACGGACCTGGCGGGGCTGCGGGCCGCCCTCGCGGACGCGGCGCGCACCGACGGGTGGGTGACCGGCTTCGGCCTCGACCACAACGCCTTCGAGGGCCGCCCCGTCCACCGGGACCTGATCGAGGACGTCCTGGACGGCACACCCGCCTTCCTGCGCCTCTACGACGGCCACTCCGCCCTCGCGACCGGCCCGGCCCTCGTCGCGGCCGGCGTGCACGGCCCCCGGGGCTTCGCCCAGCGCTCGGAGGTCGTCTGCGACGCCTCGGCCCGGCCCACCGGGCATCTCGTCGAGCACGCGGCGATGGGCCTGGTGGCCGAGGTCGCTCCCCGGCCGTCGTACGCCGCTCGCCGGGCGCGCCTGGTGGAGCTGCTGTCCGCCATGGCCGCGACCGGGCTGACCGGGGCGCACGTCATGGACGCCGGCGACCCGGAGCTGATCGGCTCCGTGGCCGCGGAGATGGTGCTGCCGGTGCGGCTGCGGTTCGCGCCCTGGTGCATGCCGGGCGCGGACCGGACCGCCCTGGACGAGCTGGTCGCCGTGCAGGGCCGGGGCGGCCGGCACTGGCGGACCGGCGGGGTCAAGTTCTTCATGGACGGCACCGTCGAGGGCGGCACGGCCTGGCTTGAGCACGCCGACTGCCACGGCCAGGGCACGGACGCGTTCTGGCCCGACCCTCAGGCGTACGCCGCCGCCGTACGGCACCTGCACGCGGCCGGTGTGCGCACGGCCACGCACGCCATCGGGGACGCGGCGGTACGGCACGTGCTGGACGTGGTGGAAGGGCTGGGGCCGGGCGGGCGGGGGGCGCACCGCGTCGAGCACATCGAGACCGTGCCGGACGAGCTGCTGCCGCGGTTCGCGAGGCTGGGAGTGGCGGCGTCCATGCAGCCGCCGCACACCGCGTACACCCGGGCCGACGGCACCGACGAGTGGTCCCGGCGGCTGGGCCCCGGGCGGGCCGGCCGGGCCTGGCGGCTGCGGGACCTGCGGGACGCCGGCGCGGTGGTGGCCCTCGGTTCGGACTGGCCGATCGCCCACTACGACGCCCGCGCCGTGCTCGCCACGGCCCGCGCACCGAGGGGCGCGGCCTCGGCACGCGCCGGGCTCACCGGCCTTGAGGCACTGGAGGGCTGCACGAGCCATGCGGCGCTGGCGGCGGGGGAGTCCGACGCGACCGGACGCATCGCTCCCGGCCTCCGGGCCGACCTGACTGCGCTGGGGCTGGACCCGGTGACCGCTCCACCGGACGAGGTGGCGCAGGCGCCGGTGCGACTGACGGTGACCGGGGGGCACGTGGTGCACCGGGAGGAGTGA
- a CDS encoding phosphatase PAP2 family protein — protein MGDTTVTTLDGREAAVPDPVAADPGQGLLPRLRTPRRPRFWFEILLIAVSYWVYSLVRNAVPEQRTEALRNADWIWQAEQQLGIAVEESVNHAVNSVTWLIIGMNYYYATLHFVVTLGVLVWLYRRHPGRYAATRLVLFGTTAVALVGYYLYPLAPPRLMNGGDFIDTVMVHQTWGSMASGDLKHMSNQYAAMPSMHIGWSMWCGLTIFALATIPWVRVLGLLYPALTLVVIVATANHFWLDAVGGVLCLAFGFTVAGVWYGRHPYALPRDVPRQRPGTSRPPREPVTPAKA, from the coding sequence ATGGGTGACACCACCGTGACGACGCTGGACGGCCGGGAAGCGGCCGTTCCGGATCCCGTCGCGGCCGATCCGGGGCAGGGTCTCCTCCCCCGGCTGCGCACCCCTCGCCGGCCCCGGTTCTGGTTCGAGATCCTGCTGATCGCGGTGAGTTACTGGGTGTACTCACTCGTCCGCAACGCCGTGCCCGAGCAGAGGACCGAGGCGCTGCGCAACGCCGACTGGATCTGGCAGGCCGAGCAGCAGCTCGGCATCGCGGTCGAGGAGTCGGTCAACCACGCCGTGAACTCGGTGACTTGGCTGATCATCGGCATGAACTACTACTACGCGACGCTGCACTTCGTGGTGACGCTGGGTGTGCTCGTGTGGCTGTACCGTCGCCATCCCGGCCGGTACGCGGCGACCCGCCTGGTGCTGTTCGGGACGACCGCCGTCGCCCTGGTCGGTTACTACCTGTATCCGCTGGCGCCGCCGCGGTTGATGAACGGCGGCGATTTCATCGACACCGTCATGGTCCACCAGACCTGGGGATCGATGGCGTCCGGCGACCTGAAGCACATGTCCAACCAGTACGCCGCGATGCCGTCGATGCACATCGGCTGGTCCATGTGGTGCGGCCTGACGATCTTCGCCCTGGCGACGATCCCCTGGGTGCGGGTGCTGGGCCTGCTGTACCCGGCGCTGACCCTGGTCGTCATCGTCGCCACGGCGAACCACTTCTGGCTGGATGCGGTCGGTGGCGTGCTCTGCCTGGCCTTCGGGTTCACGGTGGCGGGGGTCTGGTACGGGAGGCATCCGTACGCACTGCCGAGGGACGTGCCGAGGCAGCGCCCCGGTACGTCACGGCCGCCGCGCGAACCGGTGACGCCCGCCAAGGCCTGA
- the glnA gene encoding type I glutamate--ammonia ligase, whose protein sequence is MDKQQEFVLRTLEERDIRFVRLWFTDVLGFLKSVAVAPAELEQAFDEGIGFDGSAIEGFARVYESDMIAKPDPSTFQILPWRAEAPGTARMFCDILMPDGSPSFADPRYVLKRALARASDLGFTFYTHPEIEFFLLKDRPLDGSRPTPADNSGYFDHTPTNVGMDFRRQAITMLESMGISVEFSHHEGAPGQQEIDLRYADALSTADNVMTFRLVMKQVALEQGVQATFMPKPFSEHPGSGMHTHLSLFEGDRNAFYESGSEYQLSKVGRSFIAGLLRHAAEISAVTNQWVNSYKRIWGGAERTAGAGGEAPSYICWGHNNRSALVRVPMYKPGKTGSARVEVRSLDSGANPYLSYAVLLAAGLKGIEEGYELPPGAEDDVWALSDAERRAMGIEPLPQNLGEALTLMERSDLVAETLGEHVFDFFLRNKRQEWEEYRSEVTAFELRKNLPAL, encoded by the coding sequence ATGGACAAGCAGCAGGAGTTCGTGCTCCGGACGTTGGAGGAGCGCGACATCCGGTTCGTACGCCTGTGGTTCACGGACGTGCTGGGCTTCCTCAAGTCCGTCGCCGTGGCCCCGGCCGAACTGGAACAGGCCTTCGACGAGGGCATCGGCTTCGACGGCTCCGCCATCGAGGGCTTCGCCCGGGTCTACGAGTCCGACATGATCGCCAAGCCGGACCCGTCGACCTTCCAGATCCTGCCCTGGCGCGCGGAGGCCCCGGGCACGGCCCGGATGTTCTGCGACATCCTCATGCCGGACGGCTCCCCGTCCTTCGCCGACCCGCGCTACGTGCTCAAGCGCGCCCTGGCCCGCGCCTCCGACCTGGGCTTCACGTTCTACACGCACCCGGAGATCGAGTTCTTCCTGCTGAAGGACCGGCCGCTGGACGGCAGCCGTCCGACGCCCGCCGACAACTCCGGCTACTTCGACCACACCCCGACCAACGTCGGCATGGACTTCCGCCGCCAGGCGATCACCATGCTGGAGTCGATGGGCATCTCCGTCGAGTTCTCGCACCACGAGGGCGCGCCGGGCCAGCAGGAGATCGACCTGCGCTACGCCGACGCGCTCTCCACGGCCGACAACGTCATGACGTTCCGCCTGGTCATGAAGCAGGTGGCGCTGGAGCAGGGCGTGCAGGCCACGTTCATGCCGAAGCCGTTCTCCGAGCACCCCGGCAGCGGCATGCACACGCACCTCTCCCTCTTCGAGGGCGACCGCAACGCCTTCTACGAGTCGGGCTCGGAGTACCAGCTCTCGAAGGTGGGCCGCTCCTTCATCGCCGGCCTGCTGCGGCACGCGGCGGAGATCTCCGCGGTCACCAACCAGTGGGTGAACTCCTACAAGCGCATCTGGGGCGGCGCGGAGCGCACGGCGGGCGCGGGCGGCGAGGCCCCGTCGTACATCTGCTGGGGCCACAACAACCGCTCGGCGCTGGTCCGCGTCCCGATGTACAAGCCCGGCAAGACGGGCTCGGCCCGCGTCGAGGTCCGCTCCCTGGACTCCGGCGCCAACCCCTACCTGTCCTACGCCGTCCTCCTGGCCGCCGGCCTGAAGGGCATCGAGGAGGGCTACGAGCTCCCGCCGGGCGCCGAGGACGACGTCTGGGCCCTCTCCGACGCGGAGCGCCGCGCGATGGGCATCGAGCCGCTCCCCCAGAACCTCGGCGAGGCCCTGACCCTGATGGAGCGCAGCGACCTGGTCGCCGAGACCCTCGGCGAGCACGTCTTCGACTTCTTCCTGCGCAACAAGCGGCAGGAGTGGGAGGAGTACCGCTCGGAGGTCACGGCGTTCGAGCTGCGGAAGAACCTGCCGGCGCTGTAA
- a CDS encoding bifunctional [glutamine synthetase] adenylyltransferase/[glutamine synthetase]-adenylyl-L-tyrosine phosphorylase: MTAAPGRRSSTFTRLLRHGFTDASAAERLLDSAELAPLRDDPVLLDALGATADPDLALLGLVRLLEAQPEPGARRELLDTLISSKPLRDRLLGVLGASTALADHLTRHPDDWQALVMYEAHDLHPGVEEFEAGLAEATDPVSLRVAYRRCLLSIAARDVCGTTGVAESAAELADLATATLRAALRLAGEAAPEDVALCRLAVIAMGKCGGHELNYVSDVDVIFVGEAVEGADETKAVRAATRLASHMMRICSETTVEGSIWPVDANLRPEGRNGPLVRTLSSHLAYYQRWAKTWEFQALLKARPVAGDLDLGEEYVAAVQPLVWKAAERENFVPDVQKMRRRVVENIPVAEVDRQLKLGPGGLRDVEFAVQLLQLVHGRTDTSLRSGTTLDALKALAAGGYVGRADAAQLDEAYRFLRSMEHRIQLFRLRRTHLVPEDEAELRRIGRSLGLRTDPVAELLREWKRHAGVVRRLHEKLFYRPLLDAVAQLATGEARLSAEAARERMVALGYADPASALRHLEALASGVTRKAAIQRTLLPVLLGWFADSADPDAGLLNFRKVSDALGKTPWYLRLLRDEGAAAQNLARVLSAGRLAPDLLMRAPEAVALLGDGDGGGLEPRSRAHLEQEILAAVNRADGAAQAVTAARGVRRRELFRTAAADIVGSYGTEEQAAEADPGALVDRVGGAVSDLTAATLAGTLRAVVRDGWGDSLPTRFAIIGMGRFGGHELGYGSDADVLFVHEPRDGVDEREASQAANKVVSEMRRLLQIPSADPPLLIDADLRPEGKSGPLVRTLTSYEAYYRRWALTWESHALLRAEPVAGDEDLGRRFIELIDPLRYPADGLADEAVREIRRLKARMESERLPRGADPKLHAKLGPGGLSDVEWTVQLLQLRHGAAEPGLRTTRTRQALAAARTAGLITDEDAAILDEAWVLATRVRNAVMLVRGRAGDTFPTEPRELAAVGRYLGYGPGHAGDMLDAYRRTARRARAVVDELFYGSAER, translated from the coding sequence ATGACGGCGGCGCCGGGGCGCAGGAGCAGTACCTTCACGCGGCTGCTGCGGCACGGCTTCACCGACGCCTCCGCCGCCGAGCGGCTCCTGGACAGCGCCGAGCTCGCGCCCCTGCGCGACGACCCGGTGCTGCTGGACGCCCTGGGCGCGACCGCCGACCCCGATCTCGCGCTGCTCGGACTGGTCCGGCTGCTGGAGGCCCAGCCGGAGCCCGGCGCCCGCCGGGAGCTGCTCGACACGCTGATCTCGTCCAAGCCGCTGCGCGACCGCCTGCTCGGTGTGCTCGGCGCCTCCACCGCCCTCGCCGACCACCTCACCCGGCACCCGGACGACTGGCAGGCGCTCGTCATGTACGAGGCGCACGACCTGCACCCCGGGGTGGAGGAGTTCGAGGCCGGTCTCGCGGAGGCGACCGACCCCGTCTCGCTGCGCGTCGCCTACCGGCGCTGCCTGCTGTCCATCGCCGCACGGGACGTGTGCGGCACCACCGGTGTCGCCGAGTCCGCCGCCGAGCTCGCCGACCTGGCCACCGCCACGCTGCGGGCCGCCCTCCGTCTCGCCGGGGAGGCCGCGCCCGAGGACGTCGCCCTGTGCCGGCTCGCCGTCATCGCGATGGGCAAGTGCGGCGGCCACGAGCTGAACTACGTCTCCGACGTGGACGTCATCTTCGTCGGCGAGGCCGTCGAGGGAGCCGACGAGACCAAGGCCGTCCGCGCCGCGACCCGGCTCGCCTCGCACATGATGCGGATCTGCTCGGAGACGACGGTCGAGGGGTCCATCTGGCCCGTGGACGCCAACCTCCGGCCCGAGGGCAGGAACGGTCCGCTCGTGCGGACCCTCTCCAGCCACCTCGCCTACTACCAGCGCTGGGCCAAGACCTGGGAGTTCCAGGCCCTGCTCAAGGCCCGGCCGGTGGCCGGCGACCTCGACCTCGGCGAGGAGTACGTCGCCGCCGTCCAGCCCCTGGTGTGGAAGGCCGCCGAGCGCGAGAACTTCGTCCCCGACGTGCAGAAGATGCGCCGCCGGGTCGTGGAGAACATCCCCGTCGCCGAGGTCGACCGCCAGCTGAAGCTGGGCCCGGGCGGCCTCAGGGACGTCGAGTTCGCCGTGCAGCTGCTCCAGCTGGTGCACGGCCGGACCGACACCTCGCTGCGCAGCGGCACCACCCTCGACGCGCTGAAGGCCCTCGCCGCCGGCGGGTACGTCGGCCGGGCCGACGCCGCCCAGCTCGACGAGGCCTACCGCTTCCTGCGCTCCATGGAGCACCGGATCCAGCTGTTCCGGCTACGGCGCACCCACCTCGTGCCCGAGGACGAGGCCGAGCTGCGCCGCATCGGCCGCTCCCTCGGCCTGCGCACCGACCCGGTCGCCGAGCTGCTTCGCGAGTGGAAGCGGCACGCAGGCGTCGTACGCCGGCTGCACGAGAAGCTGTTCTACCGGCCGCTGCTCGACGCGGTCGCCCAACTCGCCACCGGCGAGGCCCGGTTGAGCGCCGAGGCGGCCCGGGAGCGCATGGTCGCCCTCGGTTACGCCGACCCGGCCTCCGCCCTGCGCCACCTGGAGGCACTGGCGTCGGGCGTCACCCGCAAGGCCGCCATCCAGCGCACCCTGCTGCCCGTCCTGCTGGGCTGGTTCGCCGACTCGGCCGACCCGGACGCGGGTCTGCTCAACTTCCGCAAGGTGTCGGACGCGCTCGGCAAGACGCCCTGGTACCTGCGGCTGCTGCGGGACGAGGGCGCCGCCGCGCAGAACCTCGCCCGCGTACTGTCCGCCGGCCGGCTCGCGCCCGACCTGCTGATGCGCGCTCCGGAGGCGGTGGCGCTCCTCGGCGACGGGGACGGCGGCGGCCTCGAACCGCGCTCCCGGGCCCATCTGGAGCAGGAGATACTCGCCGCCGTGAACCGGGCCGACGGCGCCGCCCAGGCGGTCACGGCCGCCCGCGGGGTGCGCCGCCGCGAGCTGTTCCGGACGGCCGCCGCCGACATCGTCGGCTCCTACGGCACCGAGGAGCAGGCCGCCGAGGCCGACCCGGGCGCCCTGGTGGACCGGGTCGGCGGCGCGGTGTCGGACCTGACGGCCGCGACCCTCGCCGGCACGCTCCGCGCGGTCGTGCGCGACGGGTGGGGGGACAGCCTGCCCACCCGGTTCGCGATCATAGGGATGGGACGCTTCGGCGGACACGAACTGGGCTACGGCTCCGACGCGGACGTGCTGTTCGTGCACGAGCCGCGCGACGGCGTCGACGAGCGGGAGGCCTCCCAGGCCGCCAACAAGGTCGTCTCCGAGATGCGCCGGCTGCTCCAGATCCCCAGCGCCGACCCGCCCCTGCTCATCGATGCGGACCTGCGCCCGGAGGGCAAGTCGGGCCCGCTCGTGCGGACCCTCACGTCGTACGAGGCGTATTACCGCCGGTGGGCCCTGACCTGGGAGTCGCACGCGCTGCTGCGGGCCGAACCCGTCGCCGGGGACGAGGACCTGGGCCGCCGGTTCATCGAGCTGATCGACCCGCTGCGCTACCCGGCGGACGGACTCGCCGACGAGGCCGTGCGCGAGATCCGGCGGCTGAAGGCCCGTATGGAGTCCGAGCGGCTGCCGCGGGGTGCCGATCCCAAGCTGCACGCCAAGCTCGGGCCGGGCGGTCTGTCCGACGTGGAGTGGACGGTGCAGCTGCTGCAACTGCGGCACGGCGCGGCCGAGCCGGGCCTGCGCACGACCCGGACGCGTCAGGCCCTGGCCGCCGCCCGTACGGCCGGTCTCATCACGGACGAGGACGCGGCGATCCTGGACGAGGCCTGGGTCCTCGCGACCCGCGTGCGCAACGCGGTCATGCTGGTGCGCGGCCGGGCGGGCGACACGTTCCCCACGGAGCCCCGTGAACTCGCCGCCGTCGGCCGCTACCTGGGCTACGGACCCGGCCATGCCGGCGACATGCTCGACGCGTACCGGCGGACGGCCCGCAGGGCCCGGGCCGTGGTGGACGAGCTGTTCTACGGGTCGGCGGAGCGCTAG
- a CDS encoding VOC family protein, with the protein MDFTLEVIPLPVTDIDRARDFYRDKVGFHVDIDQEVMPGMRIVQLTPPGSGCSIALGDSIWEMTPGPTPAPGSYQGLQLCVADIKAAHAELVERGLDVSEPVQYAPDDGATFMHFQDPDGNGWAVQEYRRRATEPLHELLAKLKRQQEG; encoded by the coding sequence ATGGACTTCACGCTCGAAGTCATCCCGCTGCCCGTGACCGACATCGACCGCGCCCGGGACTTCTACCGGGACAAGGTCGGCTTCCACGTGGACATCGACCAGGAGGTCATGCCCGGGATGCGGATCGTCCAGCTGACGCCTCCAGGCTCCGGCTGTTCGATCGCCCTGGGCGACTCGATCTGGGAGATGACCCCCGGCCCCACCCCGGCCCCCGGCTCCTACCAGGGCCTGCAGCTGTGCGTCGCCGACATCAAGGCGGCCCACGCGGAACTCGTCGAACGCGGCCTCGACGTCTCGGAACCGGTCCAGTACGCCCCCGACGACGGCGCCACGTTCATGCACTTCCAGGACCCGGACGGCAACGGCTGGGCGGTCCAGGAGTACCGGCGGCGGGCGACGGAGCCGCTGCACGAGCTGCTGGCGAAGCTGAAGCGGCAGCAGGAGGGCTGA